ATTTACGTGTAAAATTTGGAGGAAGAAGTTcagaaaactagaaattttTCCACTAACACGTTCGAAATTTGATGCACATAAATATTTCCGTCTCACTTTTCCAAATTTGCAGCGATTAAGATCTCAATTTCGTACGGGACGACAATGGAAGATTTCACGCAGGCGCTGCAAAATTGTACCGTAATCGGACtagaagaaaactattttgtagattacggataCCGCGAGTTCAACCAAAAATTGGTAATTTTAATGTTACTCTTCTTCTGTGGTCCTTTGCTGCTGCACAGTAAACGGGTAGACGGTAGGGacatcgtttttgtttttctaaaaacagTTGGAACGTGAACGCGAGCGTAAACGTACTaacaaccacaaaaaaaactttcttcatCAATCCACGCCTGATCTTGATTAAAGGAAGATGGATGAACTGCTACGAAGCAATTTCACTCAAAAAGCAAGCCAAGTGGAAGTGGAAGTAACGCGAGGTGCCTGCACTCAACCTCTCAGAACAACCTCCTTGCCTCATTCGCACTTCCCGCTTTTTTTCACCCGACATTTTCATATGGCGCGGCGTTGGCAAAACCCCAACGGAAAACTGTTTTCTAAACGATAataaaagtcactggcgtatcaatccacttgggatgccccaacgcgttttactggaattcgtgatcgttgaggttttggaacgtgtgttggcccatacaatgacttgcgggggccagccgatgatcaagtcagtgtttttatctttccagacaagtctggtaccaatttatcgaccccggagggatgaaaggcttggtgagcactagggcggattcgaaccctcgaccgtgtggctacaacggacctctaaccgactgcgccacacccgctccCTTCTAAACGATACTACCTCATAATTAAGGGGTTTTCCGCCAGACTGCACTTATGTAGTCTCCAGGAAAAGTTGGTGCTCCGCTTAATGCACAGACGGTAACGTAATTTATATACATTACGCAGTAATAAAATGGCCAGAAGTAAATGTGACAGTAAGGTATAATAGTTGAATACATtgatgaattttttaaaattgaggGGTACGATCATTCTATTGCTCTTTAAGGCATTACATCAAAATTCTatctttatcattatttctttatttcatctttatcgattttttaatttttttaaatttacagtAGTGCTCTAGCGCTCCCAGATACACCAAAGATGATAGTTTCATTACGTTGTGCACATGTACCATGTAGCTGGAtttgatagatttttttcgtggtttttaatgattttttagaggtaaaattaatattattaagaTTTCTCCCTCATTATGAATTTAATTATACACGAAAGAAAGAGTTCTTCTGATTATGAAGTTTTTACCTAGCAACATCAGCGAAGTAATGCTATACCGCATGAAGATAGCAACAGAACAGCGATACCGTAATTCATAAATTTCTTATTGTTATCGAAATTCTAACAGTTAGCATTACAGTTAACGGCTTGAAGTTCTTGGTGGTAATATTTATGTTAACGGGCTAAATTAATTCTGCCTACAAATTACTCGTAATCAACTACCGAATGTCATTATACGGGTGCAATTTGTAAGAGAACTAAGCACCTACAACGATAAAACGAATTCAATATTAGTGCGGAAGTATTCTGTCTGTAAGAGCAATAAATCCTGATCGTGATTGCTTCACTCTTAACTGCTTTGTTTAAAGGTTGTTCCCGAGAAAATTTCTATAGtggagttaaaggcagcataccacgaatctacggtggtgcggatttcaggtggagtattcgtataggggttgggagactacggagatgggggtaattccgtccatttcttcctaattgccgtaaaaactgcccggaatatgcggcgccgcacaaggctggcgcgctccaatcgaatccattgtagaaaatagtgcgccaaaacgaatgaagccgtatcttccgggccgttttttacggcaattaggaagaaatggacggaatcaccccactctccgtagtctcccatactgtatacgaatactccacctgaaatctgcaccacctcagattcgtgggatgatgcctttaaatgctaggagagagagggagagaaataatttctttttagtgGTGAACGCTCCCGTAATTTTTCAACCACCAACGCATTCCTTTCCTATCTCTCGATGGTAAGactatttttcacattttaacAGGGTTTCTCACAAAGTTAGATTCTGaacctctgaaaaaaaagaaaacctcttGTTAATGACACATGATTTCCAGCCTTAACAGGAGATCACTCTAGCGTACTTTCTTCCAGACTTTCTCCCATAATGGATGTGCTAAAATACTAACGTGAGAAAGTGTCGaatgctcagaaaaaaaacggttgaatacaaaaattatttcagaatCAAATCAGAATCAGCTGATAGTATTGTACGGGatttttgctagaaaaaaaaacaaaggaaaaattgtgGAGACGTATCGGATATgctacaatttttatttcatggaaaatgcACGCAACTACACGTAAACGTAAAGTGCAAGCTCCGAATGCTATTCGACTAAGGAATTAATTAGTAAGATATTGGCTGGATGCACTGATTTCctatgaaaatagaaaaaaaaaaatggaagactGAAGTCTTTGAAGTTCAAGTGAATAAATTCCCCTGTcccagctttcaaaaaaaaaaaaaaaaaatatttttttttttttaaattttttttttttttccccccccctttttttctttaataaatTCATcaccatccttttttttttttttttttggggggggggggagttTTTGGGACGAATTCTCCTCAAAACGTCTGTCACTCAGTCTTAGAGGAATTGAATTTGATTCCTACAATTactcgcttctttttttttgcaaatttctccaatttttttttgtattccaaCATAAACTTCAAATTCAATTATCATTTATACCAGTCTGAGAGTTCGGCTAAAGCCGAACTTCAGGATTGCTGTGGTGCTCACAACCTTACGTTAGATCAACGTTGTCGGGGATAGGGACGCTACGCATTCCTTTATTGCACTTTGTTAGGATCCCGATGGAGGGCATTAGAGAATTGGGCTCGAAGAGAGATACCGAAACAAAGACTCTAAAACTCCCTTAGAAGGAGTCAGGGATTCTTCTAGGTTTGATCATTTGCAGAGCTTTTCGAAATAAATCTGCTCTCGTTGCTTTAGTAATGGCATGTAGCTGAAGCATCTATGTAATAATTCTTGTGTTAGAGCACATACCTGGGTCAAAAAGGTCTCTAAagcggtacagttgcgtaattGCTTGCGTCGAGGGAGACCTTTCTTTTAGCAGCACTCATCCCTCCGGTTCGcgttggtcccacctcgatcccaccTCTGCGTTGGCTCTACGCTTCTTCGAGCTTTGAGCACAGCCGCCACaattgcaccaagcttcacgtcgttttgatccggctAAATTTGCTTTTGGGTTCTGTATTAAGCGACTGTACATGGGAGGAGGTCCCACTGTTGATGTTGCAATTCAAACATTGCTGTACAAAGCTAAATCTCGAATTCGTTCATTTCCAATGAGGTTTTGTACGCAGCTGACAGCACTTACATGATTTTGCTCGCATCCCACTCTTTTATTCGCTTCGAAAAACGTGGTGCTGTGTAGAATTTCTGCAGTTTCAACAGCTGGAACAATTCAAAGAACGTTAAGCAACATTAAAACAACAATAGTTAAAATTATCGTTCCCTATCAGCTTCAAGTCGCCTTGGAATAATTCATCCGTAACGTTATCGTTGAAGTTGATAGATGCGAGTGTATCGCCCGAAGCAGTAACATGATCTTCTTCTACATCGATAATGATCTGAAATGTAGTGCAAGGTCATTGATTGAGAAAATTGGCAAGAGTTACGACTTTATTGACAACATCCAAACTCTCCtaccttttctctttcttccaaATCTTTTCTTTGCTCTTCAGAGAGTTGcagttcttttatttcatctttAACCTCTTCTAACTCCTTTCTAATATCCTTAAACATTAGGCTACATTTCTTACAATCTTAATTCCATCAAaagtatttttctaattttcctaCTAATTTTTGCGCCCTGGTTTTTCAGCTAAGAATTTAGGTTCTGTGCTCCAGAAGATAAGGGTGTCACTTTGGTATCAAACTATCACATTGTTCCCGTGATCACATACAATCGAGCCTATGCATCGCAAACGGTCCTGAAGTACAGAATCGGTGAAATTTCATTACAATTGCTTTAACGAAAAAGTGATGTAGTGAAGCTAGTCAATTTACCATGGGAACGGtcatccaactttttttttttttttttttttttttttttttttttttttttttttttttttttttttcccccccctttttttgcCCCCCGGGGGGTTTTTTGTAATCCCTTTAATTCTCCCTCATTAGCATCCGCAATTGTTCCCGTAACATCGTTGGCATCGTTAATGTTGTCAATAATGGTTTAATGTCTCTAAAAACTGTTTTCCTGGTGGTTAGTTGATACTGGTAATTGATCTTATTTATTCCATAGTTACTGTTTTCAGTTCCTTCTTCTGCAAACACCCGCATTATTCGATACACTTGAAACCGAAGATGTGTGCAAAATCATGTCAGCTATGTTATTGGCGCATGAAACTTCAATCCGAATAAAAGATTACAAGATCCGGATTCTTGGAACAGTTTTTAAACTGACATCAACAGTCAGTCCAACCTTCTTACATACAAATTCTGTTAATACAGGGTCCGGAAGCAAACATGTAACGACAATAGAATACTTATAAGAACAGTTACACAACCGCTTGTTCCAGCTGCATGCCCTTACTGGAGCAGataagaacaaatttttcttaagaagCTGTAAACGGATCGAACCCAAGAATATTCTTTTGCGGTTCGACAGCGGGATTTTAGTAAAAAGATAGGATTTTAGTAAAAACAGATTTCATTTAAAAGTACGCAAACGAAAGCGAAAGGTTCACGAGCTTTAGAAAAAGTGATCACAAAATCCGTTCCAAAATCTCTTTGCAGTGTGTGTTGATTCGATTGTATTGACtggatggaaaaaaagctaTAGAGCCCTCCTCCTTTGATTTTATGAATACttgtagaatttttaaaggcagcctatcacgaatctgacgtgatgaggaaAGCCACGAGAAAAGCTATAAATGGTACTGTAGGTTGTGGAATCTGTgatggttctgctcatctctccctaatccaatcgtcgtaaaaaaaacggcgaggAAAACGTGTTGAGTGGTGTTGATTGGGTAGAGTTAAAACTTCCACAAAGTTAGTAGCATTGCCAAAATATCAAATGATACTGTTTATGATCTTTCATGAAAGTAAAAGCGTCGGTAATGTCTCTGTCATTTCTTACTACTACAAAAAAGCAATAGAAAGAATCTCTTTCAACACATCACAACATTTTTTATTGTCCAACCTTCAACATTTCAAGTGCTTGAACAGAAACTATTCATTCATCCCTgaaagaacaagaaggatAGGATGATTTGAGAACTGTTATCACTCTTTTGACAGAAGTACTGGACATCTACAAAGCAAATCCAGACCGCAACTGCTAGATAGAACTCATAATAACATCAAATTCACGAGAACAAACAACTGGAGAAAGTGCTCGTTAACGTTTGCTTCAACATTTCAATCCAGCGATaacaatagaataaaatataggtttttttccttcttcaattTATCTCGAATCATAGCTTCGGTGGTAatagtcgggtaaaaaaatgACTCCTGGTGttgttacgtaagcggctacaTTCGAATCGTAGCGGTGTAACCAGCGGTAGCGGTTGAACTagcggggtggttccgctcatatattcattaaaaaaaaaagtcgtaaCGTCGTAAGACTGTTTTAGTTTCATTCTACCTACTCGTTCCGATTCCCTCAGCTGCctcttcatttgttttattaaaataggctggtgagaagaatTTTCCACCGCTCGCACCTGGATGCGGAGCGTgagcaagggtggcgcgttgcaccTAAAATTGACGTGGGAAACGGGGTTTTCCACCccctttttttacgacgattagggagaaatgagcggaaccaccacgGATCCTGGAaactacaaccccatctctagcttttctcgtGGAACCTCTCACCACTTCAGATCCGTGGTACACTGactttgaaatttctgcaaTTATTCATAAAATCAAGCGAGGAAGGCTTTCTCTATCCTTTTTCCGATCCAGTCGATATAATTTATTGTTAAGTTCGCACTGCAAAAGGATTTTAGAACGGATTTTGTTATTACTTTCTCTAAAGCTTATGAAACTTTTGGTTTCGTTTGCGTACTTTTAAATGACATCTGCTTCTTGCCTCGAAAGAGCAAAGAGCTTGAAACAGTGATATTACATTACGAATTTTGTCATCAGAATCTTCGTTTTGCTAGATTCTGTGTGTATTGATAGATGAAGTTAGGCTGTTGATATTCCAATTCAAAgagaattttacaaaaaaattcgtCTGTGATTGTGAACCTGTAGATTAAAACACATGATTTATGcagattttctctttcatgaGTTTCAAATATGCGTCCTCGCAAAAGTTGTTCATGTTCATTCTCCTTCAGCAACAGGGGATATCTATTCAAATAACTTCTAGAATACTAAACACAACAGTGCGCTGCAAAGTTGGAATGTCTGCGTAACCTGGATGTGTTGCGAGGCGAAGTGTTATTTTAAGAATTTGACCATGAGAAACGATAAACAGCAATGAATGGAGCAAACAGCGATTACAACATGCTTTGACTCTGATAAAATGTCATCAGCATAACTACTTGTCACACTAACATTGTCAAGATCCAAGAagacacttcaaaaaaatcctgcTGCAGCCTTCTGCCCATTTGATACCACCCAACATTAGGTCCACTAGTTGTAGTGATAACTTCGCTGGACGCTCCCATATTGAGCTTTGTTGCGGCTCCTATTCGGTTTCCTAGAGGATTGTTTATGAAGAGATGTGCAGTGACAAGTACATTAAAATCCCGCCGTCGAGGcgcaaaagaattttcttaggTTGGCAGCTTCTTAAGAAAAATCTGTTCTTATCTGTTCCAGTAAGGGCCTACAGCTGAAACAACCGGTTGTGTGACTGTCCTTATAAGTATTCTATTGCCGCTACCTATTTGTTTTTGGACTCTGTATTAACCGACTGTGCATGTGAGAAGGTTGGACTGACTATTGATGTGAGTTTAAAAACTGTTCCAAGAATCCGGCTCTTGAAATCGTTTATTTGCATTGAAGTTTCATGCGCCAATAACATAGCTGACATGATTTTGCACACATCTTCGGTTTCAAGTGTATCGAATAATGCGGGTGTTTGCAGAAGAAGGAACTGAAAACAGCAACTATGGAATAAACAAGCTTAATTACCACCGACAATTTACAAGTTGGATGACCGTTCCCATGGTAAATTGACTAGCTTCACTACATCACTTTTTCGTTAAAGCAATTGTAATGAAATTTCACCGATTCTGTACTTCAGGACCGTTTGCGATGCATAGGCTCGATTGTATGTGATCACGGGAACAATGTGATAGTTTGATACCAAAGTGACACCCTTATCTTCTGGAGCACAGAACCTAAATTCTTAGCTGAAAAACCAGTTCAATAACGCTCATATGAATTAGAAACTAATATTATCTAACCTATAACCAGTAAGACGGAGATCTGAATGAGTTTTGATTTCGACTCCAGCATAAGAGCAGCCATCAACAGCAAGCCCTCTTGTGAAACTTTCGAGTTTGACTTCAATACGGGAGCCTTTTGGTGCCTTAAAAAGTGGGTTTGACTAAAGTCTACATTAAGTGCCATTGTAGAAGTAGTGAACCTGGATCCAATAGTTgcactttgaaaaatcttctctCTCTCCAACGTTGATATTGCCAACCGTATCTGTGAGAGTTTGGTAGTTTGTTGTCGCATTTAGTACCTGACCGCATCCGGAGGGCTAAATGTTGTTCTCGAAAACCAGGGCCGGGTATGTGGGAGAATTCAAAACGAATATTTACCCTTCGGTCACAAAGATCACCGCCGAATCCACTTGGACAAATGCATTTTTTGCAGTCACGAGGATGAGGGAAACCGTCCATTTGACATATAGCGGATGTCTCTGGCTTACAATTGTCTGAAGTGGGAGATGAATGTGCATGGAGAAAAACTGTGTAGATTCACAAACCTAGACATTACCTAGACATTTGTAGTGTTTGTTCATCATAAGCAACTCgtagaaggaaatgaaaggtGATCCCAAGGTCTGCGCATAGAGTGTGTCCTTTGGAATCATCGTGGGTTTTTTATTGTAGGATGCACTGTAACAAATAATTCTTTTGCATAAAACCTCTACCTAGACATCAATATACCATTGCTCACGATCTGTATCCATAGTGCATTATGCTTCCGTAGTCGTACGTAAGATCGTAGTTGTTATTGGTGACCGTCGTTTGTTTAGTGAACTGATCCCGCCAATCTGGCTACAACTTCGATGTGCTCTAATGTGCtttttatgttaaaaaaaaatcttaccttaatattatttaaatcCAGTGTAATGAATCTGTCGCGATCGTGCCTTGATTGAGTATGCCAAAATCCAAGTGCATGACCTATTTCGTGTGCAGCAGTACCAACCTGAATACCGCTGTTAAATTTTTATAATCTAGTAACTGATCTTACTTTCACTTATAATGTGTAAATGCGAAAGTAATTCGCCAGTAATTTATGTCTTATACTTACAGATTCACATCCTCTTCCAAGGGATAGTTCTTGTTGCGGTTTTTCAATTCTGCCGACGTATGACCAACAACCATCTTCAACGAATACTTGAATTTTCTGTTTAGCTGTAAGATCAATCTCAGATGGCAAATAAGGAgagaaatgttttcatttgtCACACCTCTTC
The Necator americanus strain Aroian chromosome I, whole genome shotgun sequence genome window above contains:
- a CDS encoding hypothetical protein (NECATOR_CHRI.G451.T2), yielding MMITLLLLLLCVNRAVSEDIAEVLKALHGDIEEVLALSHEEEEELKKEEEKIIAVTEDQVSTSGGNIPEINEMDHTDGMYQGDMKLTSDQIVDVIEDIEEEREEKRGNGTEYRQRRKRQAFRDARYPQTIWENGVYYFFHSSATKQKIQVFVEDGCWSYVGRIEKPQQELSLGRGCESVGTAAHEIGHALGFWHTQSRHDRDRFITLDLNNIKPDWRDQFTKQTTVTNNNYDLTYDYGSIMHYGYRSASYNKKPTMIPKDTLYAQTLGSPFISFYELLMMNKHYKCLDNCKPETSAICQMDGFPHPRDCKKCICPSGFGGDLCDRRPSGCGQVLNATTNYQTLTDTVGNINVGEREDFSKCNYWIQAPKGSRIEVKLESFTRGLAVDGCSYAGVEIKTHSDLRLTGYRFCAPEDKGVTLVSNYHIVPVITYNRAYASQTDIRKELEEVKDEIKELQLSEEQRKDLEEREKIIIDVEEDHVTASGDTLASINFNDNVTDELFQGDLKLIGNDNFNYCCFNVA
- a CDS encoding hypothetical protein (NECATOR_CHRI.G451.T1), coding for MMITLLLLLLCVNRAVSEDIAEVLKALHGDIEEVLALSHEEEEELKKEEEKIIAVTEDQVSTSGGNIPEINEMDHTDGMYQGDMKLTSDQIVDVIEDIEEEREEKRGNGTEYRQRRKRQAFRDARYPQTIWENGVYYFFHSSATSKVQSVFKKGAQEWERNTCINFHEDKYRRAKQKIQVFVEDGCWSYVGRIEKPQQELSLGRGCESVGTAAHEIGHALGFWHTQSRHDRDRFITLDLNNIKPDWRDQFTKQTTVTNNNYDLTYDYGSIMHYGYRSASYNKKPTMIPKDTLYAQTLGSPFISFYELLMMNKHYKCLDNCKPETSAICQMDGFPHPRDCKKCICPSGFGGDLCDRRPSGCGQVLNATTNYQTLTDTVGNINVGEREDFSKCNYWIQAPKGSRIEVKLESFTRGLAVDGCSYAGVEIKTHSDLRLTGYRFCAPEDKGVTLVSNYHIVPVITYNRAYASQTVLKYRIDCKKCSLMFKDIRKELEEVKDEIKELQLSEEQRKDLEEREKIIIDVEEDHVTASGDTLASINFNDNVTDELFQGDLKLIGNDNFNYCCFNVA